A stretch of the Bordetella genomosp. 8 genome encodes the following:
- the uppS gene encoding polyprenyl diphosphate synthase → MTISSTQAVPPTSNIPQHVAIIMDGNGRWATRRHLPRTAGHAKGVQAVRRVVEACGRRGVRYLTLFAFSSENWRRPAEEVSLLMRLFVQALEREVDKLDGQGVRLRVVGDLSPFEPRLRELIEQAQARTAHNDQLHLSVCANYGGRWDILQAMRRMLAENPALAQAPDGIDEATLSRYLSMAWAPEPDLFIRTGGEQRISNYLIWQLAYTELFFTDRYWPDFGGPELEEAFEWYRTRERRFGRTSAQVNAAGKR, encoded by the coding sequence ATGACTATCAGTTCCACCCAGGCCGTCCCGCCGACGTCGAACATCCCGCAGCATGTTGCCATCATCATGGATGGCAACGGCCGCTGGGCCACGCGGCGGCATCTGCCCCGCACCGCCGGGCACGCCAAGGGCGTGCAGGCCGTGCGCCGGGTCGTGGAGGCCTGCGGCCGCCGTGGCGTCCGTTACCTGACCCTGTTCGCCTTCAGCTCCGAAAACTGGCGCCGTCCGGCCGAAGAGGTCTCGCTGCTGATGCGGCTGTTCGTGCAGGCGCTGGAACGCGAAGTCGACAAGCTCGACGGGCAGGGCGTCAGGCTGCGCGTGGTGGGCGATCTTTCGCCCTTCGAGCCTCGCTTGCGCGAACTGATCGAGCAGGCGCAGGCCCGTACCGCGCACAACGACCAGCTGCATCTTTCGGTGTGCGCCAACTACGGCGGCCGCTGGGACATCCTGCAGGCCATGCGCCGCATGCTGGCGGAAAATCCGGCGCTGGCGCAGGCGCCGGACGGCATCGACGAAGCCACGCTGAGCCGCTATCTGTCGATGGCCTGGGCGCCCGAACCGGACCTGTTCATCCGCACCGGCGGCGAACAGCGCATCTCGAACTACCTGATCTGGCAATTGGCGTATACCGAGCTGTTCTTCACGGACCGCTATTGGCCGGATTTCGGTGGGCCGGAGCTGGAAGAAGCCTTCGAATGGTATCGGACCCGCGAGCGGCGTTTCGGGCGCACCAGCGCCCAGGTCAATGCGGCCGGAAAACGCTAG
- the rseP gene encoding RIP metalloprotease RseP, with protein sequence MLFTLLAFAVALGILITFHELGHYWVARLCGVRVLRFSVGFGKVLLRRIDRHGTEWAVSAIPLGGYVKMQDDPPPGATPAESAESFNRQPVGKRILIVAAGPVFNLILAVVLYAGLNLAGVEEPAAFIAQPAAGTSAAQAGLQAGDRIVSIDGAPITSWNDARWQLMDHISTGGRVQVGVRTVQGAVHERELTLGENRLDPSQGDPLAVAGLRLQEPRPVVRGLVAGSAGEQAGLRGGDVVLAVDGQPVQDVGSVVRVVQQHAGQAVPLLVRRDGADVSLMVTPRAERLENGETVGRIGVQLGGDVPMVTVRYGLVDSMWQGVTRTADTAWFSLRMMGRMVTGAVSWRNISGPVTIADYAGQTARIGLAAYIAYLALISISLGVLNLLPIPMLDGGHLLYYLLEIVRGSPPPTRWLDIGQRAGLGLLAGLMGLALFNDFARLFT encoded by the coding sequence ATGCTCTTCACCTTGCTTGCCTTCGCCGTCGCGCTGGGTATCCTGATCACCTTCCACGAACTCGGCCATTATTGGGTGGCGCGGCTGTGCGGCGTACGGGTATTGCGGTTCTCCGTGGGCTTCGGCAAGGTCCTGTTGCGGCGCATCGACCGCCACGGCACCGAATGGGCCGTCTCGGCCATCCCCCTGGGCGGCTACGTCAAGATGCAGGACGATCCCCCACCAGGCGCCACGCCGGCGGAATCGGCCGAGTCGTTCAATCGGCAACCCGTGGGCAAGCGCATCCTGATCGTCGCCGCGGGTCCCGTTTTCAACCTGATCCTGGCGGTAGTCCTCTACGCCGGCCTGAACCTGGCCGGCGTGGAGGAGCCCGCCGCCTTCATCGCCCAGCCTGCCGCCGGTACCTCGGCCGCCCAGGCGGGCCTGCAGGCCGGTGACCGCATCGTCTCGATCGATGGCGCGCCGATCACGTCATGGAACGACGCGCGCTGGCAGTTGATGGACCATATCTCCACCGGCGGGCGGGTACAGGTGGGCGTGCGGACCGTGCAGGGCGCCGTCCATGAACGCGAACTGACGCTGGGCGAGAACCGCCTCGATCCTTCCCAGGGCGATCCGCTGGCCGTGGCCGGCCTGCGCTTGCAGGAACCGCGTCCCGTGGTGCGTGGCCTGGTGGCCGGCTCGGCGGGAGAACAGGCCGGGCTGCGGGGCGGCGACGTCGTGCTGGCCGTCGATGGCCAGCCGGTGCAGGATGTCGGCTCGGTGGTCCGTGTGGTCCAGCAGCACGCCGGCCAGGCGGTGCCCTTGCTGGTCCGGCGTGATGGCGCCGATGTCTCCCTGATGGTGACGCCCCGCGCCGAACGCCTGGAAAACGGCGAAACCGTCGGCCGCATCGGCGTGCAGCTGGGCGGGGACGTGCCCATGGTGACGGTGCGCTACGGCCTCGTCGACAGCATGTGGCAGGGCGTGACCCGCACCGCCGACACGGCCTGGTTCTCGCTGCGCATGATGGGCCGCATGGTCACCGGCGCGGTTTCGTGGCGCAATATCAGCGGTCCGGTGACCATCGCCGACTATGCCGGCCAGACGGCCCGGATCGGTTTGGCCGCCTATATCGCCTATCTGGCGCTCATCAGCATCAGCCTGGGCGTCCTCAATCTGCTGCCCATCCCCATGCTGGACGGCGGCCACCTGCTGTATTACCTGTTGGAAATCGTCCGTGGCAGCCCGCCGCCTACGCGCTGGCTGGACATCGGCCAGCGTGCCGGCCTGGGCCTCCTGGCGGGCTTGATGGGGCTGGCCCTGTTCAATGATTTCGCCCGGCTTTTCACCTAG
- a CDS encoding phosphatidate cytidylyltransferase, giving the protein MLRQRIVTAVILLAVLAATMAAPTPWPFMVLLAVATACAGWEWARLTLPAGGGAGAIAVGVLLGIAALCVTFWWTGGSRYDFAAEASGALLFNWVVPLSALLWIFGATVAVVRGRSDAPPASVPLTLFAILALLAAWAVLALFFMTHGAVFLLSLLALVWAADIAAYFGGRALGRRKLAPRVSPGKTVEGAICGVAAAVIWIGVSSLWQGTFGHALVQRWTLWGALPIAALLGMLSIVGDLFESLLKRRAGRKDSSNLLPGHGGVYDRIDAILPVAPVALLLSGVLF; this is encoded by the coding sequence ATGCTGCGCCAGCGCATCGTCACAGCCGTCATCCTCCTTGCCGTCCTGGCCGCCACGATGGCGGCGCCTACCCCCTGGCCTTTCATGGTGCTGCTCGCCGTCGCGACCGCTTGCGCGGGCTGGGAATGGGCGCGCCTGACGCTGCCGGCGGGCGGTGGGGCCGGGGCGATCGCCGTCGGCGTATTGCTGGGCATCGCGGCACTGTGCGTCACCTTCTGGTGGACGGGCGGCAGCCGCTACGATTTCGCCGCCGAAGCCTCCGGCGCGCTGCTATTCAACTGGGTCGTGCCCCTGTCGGCATTGTTGTGGATCTTCGGCGCCACCGTCGCCGTGGTGCGCGGACGCAGCGACGCGCCGCCGGCCAGCGTGCCGCTGACGCTGTTCGCCATCCTGGCCCTGCTGGCGGCCTGGGCGGTCCTGGCCTTGTTCTTCATGACCCACGGGGCGGTCTTCCTGCTGTCCCTGCTGGCGCTGGTGTGGGCGGCCGATATTGCCGCCTATTTCGGCGGCCGGGCCCTGGGGCGCCGCAAGCTGGCGCCGCGCGTCAGCCCTGGCAAGACCGTCGAAGGCGCCATCTGCGGCGTCGCGGCCGCCGTCATCTGGATAGGCGTCAGCAGCCTCTGGCAGGGTACCTTCGGCCACGCCCTGGTCCAGCGCTGGACGCTCTGGGGCGCGCTGCCCATCGCCGCGCTGCTGGGCATGCTTTCCATCGTCGGCGACCTGTTCGAGTCGCTGCTCAAGCGGCGCGCCGGACGCAAGGATTCCAGTAATCTGCTGCCCGGGCACGGTGGCGTCTACGACCGTATCGACGCCATCCTGCCGGTGGCGCCGGTGGCCTTGCTACTCAGTGGAGTACTGTTTTGA
- the lpxD gene encoding UDP-3-O-(3-hydroxymyristoyl)glucosamine N-acyltransferase yields MPVLLDPARAPLLDELLADTDTQGLTWQISAPSNGALPRIQGLGTLASAGPAEISFLSNPRYQNQLPATRAGAVIVTPDVEQALSAQSAPAAFARVVTANPYLLYARIAQWFDRARRPALPGGVHPTAVVADDAVIEAGARVGPHCVIESGAHIGRDAVLGAGCIVGAGSSIGAGGLLHARVTLYAGVTVGARAVIHTGAVLGADGFGFAPDPALGKGAWGKIPQFGGVTVGDDVEIGANTTIDRGALEDTVIGDGVKLDNQIMVAHNVRIGAHTAVAACVGIAGSTTIGARCTIGGASMLSGHLTLADDVHISGGTAITSNISKPGRYTGVYPYAEHGDWQRNAAVIQQLGQLRRRVRTLEQE; encoded by the coding sequence ATGCCGGTTCTGCTAGATCCCGCTCGCGCGCCCTTACTTGACGAGTTATTGGCGGATACCGACACCCAAGGCCTGACGTGGCAGATCAGCGCCCCATCGAATGGGGCGCTCCCCCGCATACAGGGGCTGGGAACGCTGGCCTCCGCCGGGCCGGCTGAAATCAGCTTTCTTTCCAATCCCCGCTATCAAAACCAGCTGCCCGCCACGCGGGCCGGCGCGGTCATCGTGACGCCGGACGTGGAACAGGCTTTGTCCGCCCAGTCGGCGCCTGCCGCCTTCGCCCGCGTCGTCACCGCGAATCCCTATCTGCTCTACGCGCGCATCGCGCAGTGGTTCGACCGTGCGCGGCGTCCGGCATTGCCGGGTGGCGTGCATCCCACCGCCGTGGTCGCCGACGACGCGGTGATCGAAGCCGGCGCGCGTGTCGGGCCGCATTGCGTGATCGAATCCGGTGCGCATATCGGCCGCGACGCCGTGCTCGGGGCCGGCTGTATCGTCGGTGCCGGATCCTCCATCGGGGCTGGCGGACTCCTGCACGCTCGGGTAACGTTGTATGCGGGCGTAACCGTGGGCGCCCGCGCCGTCATCCATACGGGCGCGGTCCTGGGCGCGGACGGTTTCGGTTTCGCGCCGGATCCGGCCCTGGGCAAAGGCGCCTGGGGCAAGATTCCCCAGTTCGGCGGCGTGACCGTGGGCGATGATGTGGAAATCGGCGCGAACACCACGATCGACCGGGGCGCGCTGGAAGACACGGTGATCGGGGACGGCGTCAAGCTGGACAACCAGATCATGGTCGCGCATAACGTCCGGATCGGGGCGCATACGGCAGTGGCGGCTTGCGTGGGCATCGCGGGTTCCACCACCATAGGCGCGCGCTGCACCATAGGCGGGGCATCGATGTTGTCCGGCCACCTGACGCTGGCGGACGACGTCCACATATCGGGCGGCACCGCCATCACGTCGAATATCTCCAAGCCAGGCCGCTACACCGGAGTCTATCCCTACGCGGAACATGGCGATTGGCAGCGCAATGCGGCTGTCATCCAGCAGTTGGGCCAGTTGCGCCGTCGCGTGCGGACGCTGGAGCAGGAATAA
- the frr gene encoding ribosome recycling factor, with protein sequence MSVADIKKSAESRMAKSIETLKVNLSKIRTGRAHTGILDHVQVEYYGSPVPISQVANVNLVDARTISVQPYEKNMAGPVEKAIRESDLGLNPVSMGETIRVPMPALTEERRRDLTKVVKNEGEDAKIAVRNLRREGNEALKKLVKDKSISEDEERRAQDEIQKLTDRCVGDIDKMIAQKEAEIMTV encoded by the coding sequence ATGAGCGTCGCAGACATCAAGAAATCGGCCGAGTCCCGGATGGCCAAATCCATCGAAACGCTCAAGGTCAATCTGTCCAAGATACGGACCGGCCGCGCGCACACCGGTATCCTGGACCACGTGCAGGTCGAATACTACGGCTCGCCCGTGCCCATCAGCCAGGTGGCCAACGTCAACCTCGTCGATGCGCGCACGATCAGCGTGCAGCCCTATGAAAAGAACATGGCGGGCCCGGTCGAAAAGGCCATCCGCGAATCCGATCTGGGGCTCAATCCGGTGTCCATGGGCGAAACCATACGCGTCCCCATGCCGGCGTTGACCGAAGAGCGTCGCCGCGACCTGACCAAGGTTGTCAAGAACGAAGGCGAGGACGCCAAGATCGCCGTGCGCAACCTGCGCCGCGAGGGCAACGAAGCCTTGAAGAAGCTGGTCAAGGACAAGTCGATCTCGGAAGACGAAGAGCGCCGCGCGCAGGACGAAATCCAAAAACTGACCGACCGCTGCGTGGGTGACATCGACAAGATGATCGCGCAGAAAGAAGCGGAGATCATGACCGTCTGA
- the bamA gene encoding outer membrane protein assembly factor BamA, translating into MFFRWMFKPNKGIWAGLIAMLMLLPALANAFEPFVVKDIRVEGIQRIDAGTVFGYLPFKVGDTFTEDTATESVRRLYGSGFFSDVRIDTNNNVVVVVVQERATIASITFNGMREFDSKAILESLRNVGFAEGRIFDRSMLERAELELKQQYMSKGKYGVEVTSTVTPLPRNRVGISFDIFEGDVARIREIHFVGNKAFSESELLDQIQMTTPGWLTWYTDTDKYSREKLEGDVERIRSFYLDRGYLEVAVEPPQVTISPDRKDIYITYTLHEGEPYKVRSVKLAGNLLGLDKQIDALVQVKAGETFSAAKTNDSAKAITDYLGELGYAFANVNPNPQLDRAKHEADLTFYVDPSRRVYVRRIQIGGNTRTRDEVIRREMRQEEAAWYDAGDIKMSRDRVDRLGYFNDVNVKTDPVPGSPDQVDVNVDVKEKPTGMVNLGVGYGSTDRAIFSAGISEDNVFGSGTNLTLQLNTSKTNRAAVLSHTDPYWTKDGISRTTSLYYRQQRPFIDNDGEYRVDTFGLGMNFGVPISEYDRIILGASFERNRVHLDSNSPLAYQQYVDQYGASTNSVLLTTGWNKDTRDSALAPTKGYFTKLQANVSTMDLKYTMLSGQQQYYMPLGRSYTLALNGMIDWGQSYGGKDFPVIKDVYAGGIGSVRGYEGASLGPRDSLTGDYLGGARRIVANAQLYLPFPGATKDKTLRWFLFTDAGRVQPGTGLTCTAGKNNEVEDPCGWRYSAGVGLSWQSPLGPLQLSYGRPLNAKSGDDTQSFQFQIGTGF; encoded by the coding sequence ATGTTTTTCCGCTGGATGTTTAAGCCCAACAAGGGTATTTGGGCGGGCCTGATCGCCATGCTGATGCTGCTGCCGGCGCTGGCCAACGCCTTCGAACCCTTCGTCGTCAAGGACATCCGAGTGGAGGGCATCCAGCGTATCGATGCCGGCACGGTGTTCGGCTATCTGCCCTTCAAGGTGGGCGATACCTTCACGGAAGATACCGCGACGGAGTCCGTGCGCCGCCTCTACGGCAGCGGTTTCTTCAGCGACGTGCGCATCGACACCAACAACAACGTGGTCGTGGTGGTGGTGCAGGAACGCGCGACCATCGCGTCCATCACGTTCAATGGCATGCGGGAGTTCGACAGCAAGGCGATCCTGGAATCGTTGCGCAACGTCGGCTTCGCGGAAGGGCGCATCTTCGACCGCTCCATGCTCGAGCGGGCCGAACTCGAACTCAAGCAGCAGTACATGTCCAAGGGCAAGTACGGCGTCGAAGTCACCTCCACCGTGACGCCGCTGCCGCGCAATCGCGTCGGCATCAGCTTCGACATCTTCGAAGGCGACGTGGCGCGCATCCGCGAAATCCACTTCGTCGGCAACAAGGCCTTCTCGGAAAGCGAACTGCTGGACCAGATCCAGATGACCACGCCCGGCTGGCTGACCTGGTACACCGATACGGACAAGTACTCGCGCGAAAAGCTGGAAGGCGACGTCGAGCGGATCCGCTCGTTCTACCTGGACCGCGGCTATCTCGAAGTGGCGGTGGAGCCCCCGCAGGTCACCATTTCGCCCGATCGCAAGGACATCTACATTACCTACACCCTGCACGAAGGCGAGCCCTACAAGGTGCGCAGCGTCAAGCTGGCCGGCAACCTGCTGGGGTTGGACAAGCAGATCGACGCGCTGGTGCAGGTCAAGGCCGGGGAGACCTTCTCGGCCGCCAAGACCAACGATAGCGCCAAGGCCATCACCGACTACCTGGGCGAACTGGGCTACGCCTTCGCCAACGTCAACCCGAATCCGCAGCTGGATCGCGCCAAGCATGAGGCCGACCTGACGTTCTACGTCGATCCCAGCCGCCGCGTGTACGTGCGCCGCATCCAGATCGGCGGCAACACGCGTACGCGGGATGAGGTCATCCGCCGCGAAATGCGCCAGGAAGAGGCCGCCTGGTACGACGCCGGCGATATCAAGATGTCGCGCGACCGCGTCGACCGCCTGGGCTATTTCAACGACGTCAACGTCAAGACCGATCCGGTGCCGGGTTCGCCCGACCAGGTCGACGTCAACGTCGACGTCAAGGAAAAGCCGACCGGCATGGTCAACCTGGGCGTGGGCTACGGCTCCACGGACCGCGCCATCTTCAGCGCCGGTATCAGCGAAGACAACGTTTTCGGCAGCGGCACCAACCTGACGCTGCAGCTGAACACCAGCAAGACCAACCGCGCCGCGGTGCTGTCGCATACCGACCCGTACTGGACCAAGGACGGCATCAGCCGCACCACGTCGCTGTACTACCGCCAGCAGCGTCCGTTCATCGACAACGACGGCGAGTACCGCGTCGATACGTTCGGCCTGGGCATGAATTTCGGCGTGCCCATTTCGGAATACGACCGCATCATCCTGGGTGCGTCCTTCGAACGCAACCGCGTCCATCTGGACAGCAACTCGCCGCTGGCCTATCAGCAATACGTCGACCAGTACGGCGCTTCGACCAACTCGGTGCTGTTGACCACTGGCTGGAACAAGGACACCCGCGACAGCGCGCTGGCGCCGACCAAGGGCTACTTCACCAAACTGCAGGCCAACGTGTCGACGATGGACCTGAAATACACCATGCTGTCCGGGCAGCAGCAGTACTACATGCCGCTGGGCCGCAGCTACACGCTGGCCTTGAACGGCATGATCGACTGGGGGCAGTCGTACGGCGGCAAGGACTTCCCGGTCATCAAGGACGTCTACGCCGGCGGCATCGGCTCGGTGCGCGGCTATGAAGGCGCGTCCCTGGGCCCGCGCGACTCCCTGACGGGCGATTACCTGGGCGGCGCGCGCCGCATCGTGGCCAATGCGCAGCTCTACCTGCCGTTCCCGGGGGCCACCAAGGACAAGACCCTGCGCTGGTTCCTGTTCACGGACGCCGGTCGCGTACAGCCGGGCACCGGGCTGACCTGCACGGCCGGCAAGAACAACGAAGTCGAGGATCCTTGCGGATGGCGTTATTCCGCGGGTGTGGGCCTGTCCTGGCAATCGCCGCTGGGCCCGCTGCAACTCTCCTACGGCCGGCCGCTCAACGCGAAGTCGGGTGACGATACACAGAGCTTCCAGTTCCAGATCGGCACTGGTTTCTAA
- the tsf gene encoding translation elongation factor Ts, translating into MAEISASMVKELREKTDAPMMECKKALTEAEGDLARAEEILRVKLGNKASKAAARVTAEGLIGLYISPDAKQGAVIEVNCETDFVAKNNDFVAYVNTLAEMVATKNPADVAALSELPLEGGTVETVRTALIGKIGENISIRRFERMETANKLASYVHGGKIGVLVDFSGADGVGKDLAMHIAATKPKALNADGVPAADIATERSVAEQKAAESGKPADIVAKMVEGSVQKFLKEVTLLSQPFVKNDKQTVEQMLKAENAGIARFALFIVGEGIEKKTTDFAAEVAAAAAGRA; encoded by the coding sequence ATGGCTGAAATTTCCGCCTCGATGGTCAAGGAACTGCGCGAGAAGACCGACGCGCCCATGATGGAATGCAAGAAGGCGCTGACCGAAGCCGAAGGCGATCTGGCTCGCGCCGAGGAAATCCTGCGCGTCAAGCTGGGCAACAAGGCCAGCAAGGCCGCCGCCCGCGTGACGGCCGAAGGCCTGATCGGCCTGTACATCTCGCCCGATGCCAAGCAGGGCGCCGTCATCGAAGTCAATTGCGAAACCGACTTCGTCGCCAAGAACAACGACTTCGTCGCCTACGTGAACACGCTGGCGGAAATGGTCGCGACCAAGAATCCGGCCGACGTGGCCGCGCTGTCCGAACTGCCCCTGGAAGGCGGCACGGTGGAAACGGTGCGTACCGCCCTGATCGGCAAGATCGGTGAAAACATCTCGATCCGCCGCTTCGAGCGCATGGAAACCGCCAACAAGCTGGCCAGCTACGTGCATGGCGGCAAGATCGGCGTGCTGGTGGACTTCAGCGGCGCGGACGGCGTCGGCAAGGACCTGGCCATGCATATCGCGGCCACCAAGCCCAAGGCGCTGAACGCCGACGGCGTCCCTGCCGCCGACATCGCCACCGAGCGTTCCGTGGCCGAGCAGAAGGCCGCCGAATCCGGCAAGCCGGCCGACATCGTCGCCAAGATGGTCGAAGGTTCGGTGCAGAAGTTCCTGAAGGAAGTCACGCTGTTGTCGCAGCCCTTCGTCAAGAACGACAAGCAGACCGTTGAACAGATGCTGAAGGCTGAAAACGCCGGCATCGCGCGCTTCGCGCTGTTCATCGTCGGCGAAGGCATCGAAAAGAAGACCACCGACTTCGCGGCGGAAGTCGCCGCCGCCGCTGCCGGCCGCGCCTGA
- a CDS encoding OmpH family outer membrane protein, protein MMSIFVRKLSRSSRKSSVSLTAVLALAGALLLGASYAAPAAAQGTKIGFVNTERILRESGPARAAQAKIESEFKARDADLQRLATNLRAQAEKFDKDAPVLSESDRMKRQRDLSNMDGDLQRRRREFQEDFNRRRNEEFSAIVQKANAAIKNIAEKENYDLIVQDAVTVSPRVDITDKVIQALGK, encoded by the coding sequence ATGATGTCTATTTTCGTACGCAAATTGTCCCGTTCATCGCGCAAGAGCTCCGTTTCCCTGACGGCTGTGCTGGCGCTGGCGGGCGCGCTGCTGCTGGGCGCGTCGTACGCGGCGCCCGCCGCTGCGCAGGGGACGAAAATCGGCTTCGTCAATACCGAGCGTATCCTGCGCGAATCCGGTCCCGCCCGCGCGGCGCAAGCCAAGATCGAATCCGAATTCAAGGCCCGTGACGCCGACCTGCAGCGTCTGGCGACCAATCTGCGCGCCCAGGCGGAGAAGTTCGACAAGGATGCGCCCGTCCTGTCCGAGTCCGATCGCATGAAGCGCCAGCGCGACCTCAGCAACATGGATGGCGACCTGCAACGCCGCCGCCGCGAATTCCAGGAAGACTTCAACCGTCGCCGCAACGAAGAATTCTCGGCCATCGTGCAGAAGGCCAACGCGGCCATCAAGAATATCGCCGAGAAGGAAAACTACGACCTGATCGTGCAGGACGCCGTGACTGTCAGCCCGCGCGTGGACATCACCGACAAAGTGATCCAGGCCCTCGGCAAGTAA
- a CDS encoding 1-deoxy-D-xylulose-5-phosphate reductoisomerase, whose product MTAFQRIAVLGSTGSIGDSTLDVIARHPDRLGVYALSAHSRMEKLAEQALASAARVVVVPDADAAARFRQAWAQLRTQGTTPPEIRIGAQALADTAADPDCDTVMAAIVGAAGLPSALAAARSGKRVLLANKEALVAAGSLFMAAVRDHGAELLPIDSEHNAIFQCLPHGERASAPTRPAAGVRRLILTASGGPFRQHDPDALHAITPAQACKHPNWSMGRKISVDSATMANKGLEVIEAHWLFAMPADRIEVLIHPQSVVHSMVEYEDGSVLAQLGQPDMRTPIAYGLGFPDRLASGVGLLDLARCGRLDFEKPDLRRFPCLGLAFDALAAGQGACIALNAANEIAVDAFLRETVPYTCIPAVIAQTLEWHAGRPSVTLDSLDDVLAEDAAARARAEQVLAHSRVAATQSRGR is encoded by the coding sequence TTGACAGCGTTTCAGCGTATCGCCGTGCTGGGGTCCACGGGATCGATCGGCGACAGCACCCTGGACGTGATCGCGCGGCATCCCGACAGGCTGGGCGTGTATGCGCTTTCGGCCCATAGCCGCATGGAAAAGCTGGCGGAACAGGCGCTCGCCAGCGCCGCGCGCGTGGTGGTCGTGCCTGACGCGGATGCCGCCGCGCGTTTCCGCCAGGCCTGGGCGCAACTGCGCACGCAGGGAACCACGCCGCCGGAGATCCGCATCGGCGCACAGGCGCTGGCCGATACCGCGGCCGATCCGGATTGCGATACCGTCATGGCGGCCATCGTCGGCGCCGCCGGCCTGCCGTCGGCGCTTGCCGCCGCGCGCAGCGGCAAGCGGGTGCTGCTGGCCAACAAGGAAGCGCTGGTCGCGGCCGGGTCGCTGTTCATGGCCGCCGTGCGCGACCACGGGGCCGAACTGCTGCCCATCGACAGCGAGCACAACGCCATCTTCCAATGCCTGCCGCATGGCGAGCGCGCCTCCGCGCCCACGCGGCCCGCCGCCGGCGTGCGGCGCCTGATCCTGACCGCGTCGGGCGGCCCGTTCCGCCAGCACGACCCGGATGCGCTGCACGCCATCACACCGGCGCAGGCGTGCAAGCATCCCAACTGGAGCATGGGCCGCAAGATCTCCGTCGATTCGGCCACCATGGCGAACAAGGGGCTGGAAGTGATCGAGGCGCACTGGCTGTTCGCCATGCCCGCCGACCGCATCGAAGTGCTCATCCATCCGCAGAGCGTCGTCCATTCCATGGTCGAGTATGAAGACGGCTCGGTGCTGGCGCAGCTTGGCCAGCCGGACATGCGCACGCCCATCGCCTACGGGCTGGGCTTTCCCGACCGTCTGGCCAGCGGCGTCGGGCTGCTGGACCTGGCGCGCTGCGGCCGCCTGGATTTCGAAAAGCCCGATCTGCGCCGTTTTCCCTGCCTGGGCCTGGCCTTCGATGCGCTGGCGGCCGGGCAGGGCGCCTGTATCGCCCTGAATGCCGCCAACGAGATCGCCGTGGACGCCTTCCTGCGTGAAACGGTGCCCTACACCTGTATCCCCGCCGTTATCGCCCAAACCCTCGAGTGGCACGCCGGTCGGCCATCTGTTACGCTGGACAGCCTCGACGACGTCCTGGCGGAAGACGCTGCCGCGCGGGCTCGGGCGGAACAGGTCCTGGCGCATTCCCGGGTCGCCGCAACCCAGTCCAGGGGCCGCTGA
- the pyrH gene encoding UMP kinase — MTSRSYKRVLLKLSGEALMGEDAFGINRATIARMTEEIAEIVNLGVELAIVIGGGNIFRGVAPGAQGMDRATADYMGMMATIMNALALQDALKHRSVDTRVQSALNIEQVVEPYIRPKALRYLEEGKVVIFAAGTGNPFFTTDTAAALRGAEIGAEIVLKATKVDGIYSADPNKDPTATRYSRISFDEAIVRRLEVMDATAFALCRDQKLPIKVFSINKSGALKRAVTGEDEGTLVHV; from the coding sequence ATGACCAGCAGATCGTATAAGCGGGTTCTTCTCAAACTGTCCGGCGAAGCGCTGATGGGCGAGGACGCCTTCGGCATCAACCGCGCCACCATCGCCCGGATGACCGAGGAAATCGCCGAGATCGTGAATCTGGGCGTGGAGCTGGCCATCGTCATCGGTGGCGGGAATATCTTCCGCGGCGTGGCCCCGGGCGCGCAGGGCATGGATCGCGCGACCGCCGACTACATGGGCATGATGGCCACCATCATGAACGCCCTGGCCCTGCAGGATGCCTTGAAGCACCGCAGCGTCGACACGCGCGTGCAGTCGGCCCTGAACATCGAGCAGGTGGTCGAACCTTATATCCGCCCCAAGGCCTTGCGCTACCTGGAAGAAGGCAAGGTGGTGATTTTCGCCGCCGGTACGGGCAATCCCTTCTTCACCACCGACACCGCGGCGGCACTGCGTGGCGCGGAAATCGGCGCCGAAATCGTGCTGAAGGCGACCAAGGTGGACGGCATCTACAGTGCCGACCCCAACAAGGACCCGACCGCCACGCGTTATTCCCGTATCAGCTTCGACGAGGCCATCGTGCGTCGCCTGGAAGTCATGGACGCCACGGCATTCGCCCTGTGCCGCGACCAGAAGCTGCCCATCAAGGTGTTTTCCATCAACAAGTCGGGCGCGCTGAAACGCGCGGTCACCGGCGAAGATGAAGGCACACTGGTACACGTTTGA